The proteins below are encoded in one region of Lactuca sativa cultivar Salinas chromosome 3, Lsat_Salinas_v11, whole genome shotgun sequence:
- the LOC111881557 gene encoding ATP-citrate synthase alpha chain protein 2 — MARKKIREYDSKRLVKEHYKRISGSELPIKSAQVTESTDFNELVEREPWLSSSKLVVKPDMLFGKRGKSGLVALNLDLAQVAEFVKERLGKEVVMGGCQGPITTFIVEPFVPHNEEFYINIVSERLGCSISFSECGGIDIEENWDKVKTIFLPTGVSLNQEICAPLVATLPLEFKSVIEQFITHIYSLFIDLDFTFLEMNPFTLVDGKAYPLDMRGELDDTAAFKNFKKWGSIEFPMPFGRVMSATESFIHGLDEKTSASLKFTVLNPKGRIWTMVAGGGASVIYADTVGDLGYASELGNYAEYSGAPNEEEVLQYARVVIDCATADPDGQRRALVVGGGIANFTDVAATFNGIIRAMKEKVAKLKAANMHIYVRRGGPNYQRGLARMRALGAELGIPIEVYGPEATMTGICKQAIECISVSA; from the exons ATGGCACGCAAGAAGATCCGAGAGTATGATTCCAAGAGGTTGGTGAAGGAGCATTATAAGAGGATTTCTGGTTCTGAACTGCCCATCAAATCTGCACAG GTTACAGAATCAACCGACTTCAATGAGCTTGTAGAGAGGGAACCATGGTTATCTTCATCCAAACTGGTTGTGAAACCCGACATGTTGTTTGGAAAGCGTGGCAAGAGTGGACTTGTTGCCCTGAATCTTGATTTGGCTCAAGTTGCTGAATTCGTAAAGGAGCGACTCGGGAAAGAG GTTGTAATGGGAGGATGCCAAGGACCCATAACCACATTCATTGTTGAACCATTTGTTCCACATAACGAAGAGTTCTATATCAACATTGTTTCTGAGAGATTAGGGTGTAGCATCAGCTTCTCAGAATGTGGAGGAATTGACATTGAAGAAAATTGGGACAAAGTGAAGACAATCTTTTTACCAACAGGGGTATCTTTAAATCAAGAAATATGTGCTCCACTTGTTGCCACTCTCCCATTGGAATTCAAATCTGTAATCGAGCAGTTCATCACACACATATATTCCCTATTcatag ATCTTGATTTCACTTTCCTAGAAATGAATCCGTTCACATTGGTAGATGGAAAGGCTTATCCTCTTGATATGAGAGGCGAGCTTGATGATACTGCTGCTTTCAAGAACTTCAAAAA GTGGGGCAGTATCGAATTCCCAATGCCCTTTGGAAGAGTTATGAGTGCTACTGAAAGCTTTATTCATGGACTTGACGAAAAG ACCAGTGCATCTTTGAAGTTCACTGTTCTTAACCCAAAAGGGCGAATCTGGACCATGGTGGCTGGTGGTGGTGCTAGTGTCATCTATGCAGATACAGTTGGAGATCTTGGTTATGCTTCTGAGCTTGGAAACTATGCAGAATACAGTGGTGCACCCAATGAAGAGGAAGTTCTGCAATATGCTCGAGTTGTGATTGAT TGTGCAACTGCTGATCCTGATGGTCAAAGGAGGGCACTTGTGGTGGGAGGTGGAATCGCAAACTTCACTGATGTTGCAGCCACCTTCAATGGCATCATTCGTGCGATGAAAGAGAAG GTAGCTAAGTTGAAAGCTGCAAACATGCACATCTATGTGCGAAGAGGAGGTCCAAATTACCAAAGAGGGCTTGCAAGAATGCGTGCACTTGGAGCTGAACTTGGTATCCCCATTGAG GTGTATGGGCCTGAGGCAACGATGACAGGAATATGCAAACAAGCAATTGAATGCATATCGGTTTCTGCTTAA